gcaggggactggactagataactttCGAGGTCCCtcccagttctatgattctatgaagatttAATCAGGAGGAAGGAGAATAAGAGGAACAAGATTACTGGAACACAGAGCCCACTGGGTGTCTATGGAATACTATCTGAATAAGTAGCAGGCTGAGAAACAGACAGGAAGAAGAAAGTCTCTGAGAAAATGAAAGATATATTTTATTCACTGAACTAAAACAAAAGTGCTCTTCCCTTCCTGAATGTTGTAGAGTGTGGTATGTTATGCAAactgtttcatttgttttaatatgctattctctctctctctggctttaATAAGGCTATGTAAGTCTTAGACCATTGCTTGGGAGATTTTTCATAGGCCATCCCAAAATAAGGAAACAACCCTGATTTGGAAGTCTTGCTCAAAAGGACACAGACCAAGGGTTCCTCTTTTCATAAGGTATGTCATGTATGGAGCTGCAGTCATACTAATATTGATCTTGGTTAAGAACCATCGATGAGACACAACTGTAGTGGATGGTAGTGACAGACCTTGGTTATCTGTCGATATATACGTATAGATTTTTAATTAAACCCAAAACCATCATGACTTACGGTATGGGAACAGCAACAAATGAGgggatttttgtttattttgtttttggttggttggCTAGTTGAGGATTTTCCCCCGTCTTTTCTCTCCATCTTCTCCTTCTTTTCTAGACTCTTTAAcataaataaaacattattatGATATTGTTTTACTAACTGAATGTAATTCCCATTACCCAGTTTTCCACATAGTATAGCGACGCATGCATTTTCAGTGTTAAAATTTTAATGGAAACAAATAAAGCGTCCCATCCATGCACACATCATTCAAAAATCAACAAGAAAGGGCCTGACCTTGCTCCCACTAAAGTGAATAGCAGCCAAAGTCAACAATTTTAACAATTGTTAtttggaactctttgccactAGAGATTAGAGTTTGCAGATGTTTTTCTTTGTCATCAGAAATCAGAGTTTCCAGATGTTACAAGAAGTCTGTTCTAAAGAGCAACTATATTTGAACACAGGCCATAGTGCCTGGTTTCAAATATGCTCTTTTTTTCCTAAACACAACCTTTTAACACCAAGCAGAGGATCTGCCACTGCCAATTTGGAAATCTCTCCATCTCAGAACTAGGTCTGTTGCCGTtttaaatggaatattttgtttgtttttcttaattgAATATGGACTCAAAGAAGTTCATGTTCAAATATGATGTTCCTTCAGaaaccttccccttcccccccccccccccccgcaggatgttttttaaaaggctggGCTTAAAAATATTACCTCTTTGAATGCAAGCTTCAGACAGTTCCTGGCCTGCCAACCTGGCAATCGGACTCACAGCAAATGGCTCACTTTTCAAGTAGTAGATCTGCACGACATAAAAAATATTTGTACATACTTGCATTGAAAAGTCTGCTATGAAAAAATGCTCGAACTGATACAAAAAAGACAAAAGGGGGACAGAAAATAAGATAAAGACAAATGAGGGGATTTGATCaggaactgaaaaagaaaaaagtgcaaGAGAGAGTAGGTGGGACTACTCAAGCAAGAATTAATTAGAAGGGGAAAGCTTCCCAGTTTCCCACAATAACTGGGAGAAGATGCTGTACTTCTCCTGCCTTAGCCATCACCTTTCATACTATGTTCCTGCCTAACATTTACAGTTAGCTGAGGCAGGTCTGttcagagggcctgatccaaagccactgaaaTTACTTTGGATTTAGTCACTCGGTTCAGTCAGGACTGGGCTAGTACAGGACTTTCTCCATCAAGAATTCCCACATAACAGAGTGGGTCTGCAGAATTACAGTGCTGGTTGCCTTTAGGGTATGCTGCAAATCCCAGTTTCTATCTGGCCAAGCATTTGGTCgagatgattttttaaatattgttttatattttaggCCCCGTTCCTTCTAAGTATATCTTTACTCACAAGAGTAGCCTTATGGAACATTATGAAGCTACTGACAGACTGAAGTTCGCAGGAGCATGCTTTTAGTTTGGATTCTATCAAGCCTAGATACCTTTTCATAAGAcctatgaataaaaataaataattggtAGAGCAGAAGGCTAGAGAATCGATTCCCTTTAAACAGTCAGTTATTTCCTAGTCAGCGATGTATTCTTCTTCTCTTTAATATATATCTTATGTGCTTTGCATTATTAATTACTGGACTCATTATGATGTACTATTTACCTCTaccttcagcttccagacatctGGATGGCTTCCCACTTCCCTGAAGCTGGAACTAAAGCTGCTCTGACCCAGAAACCATGAGCGAAGGCGTTGGTAAATGCGTTGCCCTACCCTCCAGAGTGCATGGGGACAGACTGAGGGGGCACTGGAAGTGAGTGAGGTCTAACCCCAGCCGGGGGGGCTTGAGGTACAAAGCGCCCCTCTGAAGGGTGGAGGCGAGCTCTCACCCTGCGGCGCACTAGGGGAGGCGATTCTCACACAGCAGGGGCTGCTCTTTGGGCACAGGATCCCCACCGGGGGATCGAGGCAGGGAGGTCATTTGAGGGGTGTGTCAGCGGGGCGAGCGAGGAGAGGCACTCCCCGGGGGCACGTCTCTCACTGCCACGGGGGTGTTGAGGGGGTGGCGGGGTACAGGCATGCCAGGGCTCGTGTTTGGGGCCAACAGGAGAGCGAAGCAGAGCGGGAAGTCCCGTTAGCTGCCGGGAGGGCGCGTTAAACGGCAGCACACACAGCCACCCTTCCCCATGCCACTCCGGCGCGCAGCGGTGGCGGCTCCCTAGCAGGGCGGAGGCTGAGGCGGTGCGGCTCGGCGCATGCGCGAGGCGGTGACGCAGACAGGACGCATGCTCAATAGCTCGGAGGCGGTAGAAGCCAATGTTTTCCTGGCGCTGGTGAGCGACCGGTCGGCCCCAGGCCGAGCGCGTCTCCTCATTGCGAGAGACCTGCTCAGCCGCTCGACTGCGGCTGCCCCGCAGCTCTGCTCCCGCGACGTGCCCTGGTCTCTGGTGGGCTCGAGAACCCGCCCAGCTCTTCCATTCCCGCCTGTAACGATATAacggggggggggcgcgctcCGCCATCCCCGGGCTTGTCAGGCGTGGGGGCGGCGGGTCTGGGGGCAGCGAGCTGCCTGTGCCTGGCTGGGGGCTCCCCTGTATGTTCCGGGGGGTGGACGGGACACCAGTGCAGCCTCCGTGTGCGTGGGGAGTGCCCCCTGGCCAGCTCCCCGCGGGGGCGGGTGGTTTGAGGGGTCGCGTTGGAGAGTGAGCGCCCTTGGCCACAGGGTGCCGTGCACACGTAAGATCCTCGCCCTTACGTCGGCGGCCGGCTGTGGTGGCGAGGGGGCTCGCTTTGCACGTGTTTCGCCGTCACCCCTGTGTAATATCGGCTATGGCGGCTGCTCTCCTGAAGCTGCTCCCCCTAGACCCAGGGGACGAAGGCACACAAAGATGCAGGATGGGACCTGCCACGTTATCCTCTCTGGGAGCCAGGCTCGGGTCCCCACTTAGGATCACGGTTCCTGGTGGCTGCTGTTTGTGCACCGCCTGGCCCAGAAATGATTTGGCTGATGGTTACCTGCAGCTTGATCTGAAATGCAAAACTTCAGGCTTAGCTGCAAGCAAGTTGAAAGGTCTCACCCTGAGTGTCTGTCACTTGAAGCTTTTGGCCTGCCACCGGTTGAGAAAAGTAACCGTGAAAGTGGTCCTTAAGAACCTTACTGTGAAAAAATCCACCCCAGAAGGAACACTACAGGAGACAGTCAAAGAGCTACTGAGAAATGTGTATGTTTCTCTTCACCATGTTGTTACTGCTTCCCCAATTCCTGGAAATCCAGTGGTGTGTGTTGAAATACTGGCTGTAGATGCTTCGACAGAACAAGCTGGCCTGATAGCTCCCAAAACTAATATAAACATTAAGGAGGTAGTCACTTTAGAATGGTACAGACACTTGTCAAAGGACACTGCACAAATTTCAGTTGCAGGAATGGATGATTTGGGCAGCTCTTTGAAAGAGATGATTGTTTTGCCTTTACGTTTTCCCAAAACCTTCAAGAAGTTGGGTCTTTCTGTCCGTAGTGGAGTACTGTTGGTGGGCCCTCCAGGTGTGGGGAAGACTCTTCTCGTAAAGGCAGTTGCAAGGGAAGTGGGGGCATATTTGCTTTTCATTAGTGGTCCAGCTATATATGGCTCAAGGCCTGGAGAAAGTGAAGAGAATTTGCGAAGAGTTTTTGAACAAGGCAGGGAATTGTCCACTGAGGGACCAACCATTCTCTTTATTGATGAAATTGACTCTTTATGCCCTAAACGGGGAAGTTCAaacagcatctctgaaaatcgtATTGTTGCTCAATTGTTAACACTTATGGACGGCATAGGCAGTGAAAATGAGATGGTCATCATGGCAGCGACAAACAGGCCTGATGCCTTAGATCCTGCACTGAGGAGGCATGGTAGATTTGACCGAGAGGTGAGCATAGCCTGTTCCTCATGTTTTGTTCTAATGCTTTAATACCATTTATCTTTCTTCTATTGAAAAATTGCTGAAGAAGGGCCTAGTGATAGTGTTCTGCAGTGTCATGTCGGCTGATTGGGTTTGATGCCCTATTTCTCACTGTAGATCAGTGACCTACAAAGGAGAAGAAAGTTACCTTTTTGCTGCTTTATAATGATGCTTTGagagttttttccccttcttgctTTTTATATCATTGATTAAAGGTTATATTACTAAACATGAACTTAAACTGATGTAAGGCATTTAACTGtaccacaaaacattttgataaaaaaaactagaatggtacaaaattaacatggcgcacattaaatggattaaactgGCTAGCTGACAATTACATTATGAAacctgtaaatggggaatcgtgGTCGATCAGGTTTATTTCTAGTGGGTCTCACAGGGGTTGGTTCATGTtgtcactgataaaatttgtagCTGACATAAAAGTTGGGAGAATTATAAATAATGCAGAGGACAGGTAATTGCTCTGGATTGCATGGTAAGATGGACACAAGCAAGCAGTACGAGGTTTTtctaatacagccaaatgtaaaattatatatCTAGGAATAAATAACCAGGGCCATGTTTACAGAATGGAGGAccctatcttgggaagcagtagCTGAAAAAGACtgggggtcatggtagataatcagctgaacacaaacTCCTGGTATGACAgtggccaaaagggttaatgcaaTCCTTTGATGTATAAACAGGAATATTGAATATGAATAGGGAAGTTATTTCTGTAATTTGCAGTGGTGCAACTCCTTGTGGAATACTGaagttttggtgtccacaatttcagaaagatgttaataaattggaagGGGTTCAGAAAGGAGCTaccagaatgattaaaggattggaaaatatgcTTTATAGTGATAAAGTCCAGTAGCTCAATCTTCTTATCTTAACAAAGTGAGGTTAAGGGGTGATTGCCATCTATGAGCTTCTACATGgcccaaaaaaagggggggctcTTCCATCTAGGAGACAAGGGCATAAAATGATCCAGTGTCTGGAAATTGactttcagactggaagtaaggcatacatttttaacagtcaggggTAATCATTGACACAACTTATCAAAATTTTTGTGGATTCtcccatcactggaaatttttggATCAAGATATGGACATTTTTCTGAATGAACTGCTTCAGTTCAAACatgaattcagggaagtcctgtaAGAAGCctgcgttatacaggaggttagactggatgat
The Lepidochelys kempii isolate rLepKem1 chromosome 10, rLepKem1.hap2, whole genome shotgun sequence DNA segment above includes these coding regions:
- the AFG2B gene encoding ATPase family gene 2 protein homolog B isoform X3 encodes the protein MAAALLKLLPLDPGDEGTQRCRMGPATLSSLGARLGSPLRITVPGGCCLCTAWPRNDLADGYLQLDLKCKTSGLAASKLKGLTLSVCHLKLLACHRLRKVTVKVVLKNLTVKKSTPEGTLQETVKELLRNVYVSLHHVVTASPIPGNPVVCVEILAVDASTEQAGLIAPKTNINIKEVVTLEWYRHLSKDTAQISVAGMDDLGSSLKEMIVLPLRFPKTFKKLGLSVRSGVLLVGPPGVGKTLLVKAVAREVGAYLLFISGPAIYGSRPGESEENLRRVFEQGRELSTEGPTILFIDEIDSLCPKRGSSNSISENRIVAQLLTLMDGIGSENEMVIMAATNRPDALDPALRRHGRFDREVIIGTPTLKQRRSILQLITSNMPISTDVDLINLAEMTTGYVGADLTALCREAAMQAVLHSCLDSVHMLINLADFHEAFKKIQPSSFRSSVGLTDFKPVTWEQIGGLEDVKLKLKQSIEWPMKFPQAFLRMGLCQPKGILLYGPPGCAKTTLVKAVATSCHCSFLSVSGADLFSPYVGDSEKILSQVFRQARAHTPAIIFLDEIDSMLGSRSACKTGHGAPEKVLSVLLNELDGVGVKVTERRGNKLQLEGDCQEQNEKERQSFKKF